The region GGTTGCCGAATTCTCCGCAACCGCCTCGCCTTGGCCGTTGCTGATGCTGATCCCGGTTGCGATCATGCTGATCGTTGCGATGATCTCCCGCGACATTTTTCTCGCCGTCACGGTCGGCTTGGTTCTTGGTTCTCTGACAGGGCTTGCGTCCGGTCTCCTGCATGTGAGGGACATTGTCGGTGTTTCAGACGGGGCGCCTTCTGGTTTTCTGTATTCCGGTGTGTCCGGGATGCTGGGCACAGTTGCTCTGGTGATTTCCGTCTTCGGGATCATGGGGGTGCTGCGTGGTGCCGGGATCATGGAAATGGTCGTCAGCAAGCTGACAACCGGCCGACTGGCCTCGACCCCGCGTGGTGTCGAAATCGCCATCGGTCTTGGCGTTTCCGCGACCACCCTGCTCTTCGGGGGCGTGAACTCCGCCTCGATGCTGACTTTCGGCCCGATTGCCGACGAGCTTGGCGCCCGCGTCGGCCTGCACCCTTACCGGCGCGCCAATGTCATGGATTGTTTCGCCCTTGGTCTGGCCTCCGTCGTGCCGGTGCTCAGCGCCTATCTGTTCATCGGAGCGTTGCTGACCTCGGGGTACGAGGGTACGCCGGCGCAATCCACTTTTGCGCTGTTCCCGATGACCATTTACCCGCTGGTGCTGACCGTGGTGATGTTCATCGCAGTGATGACCGGCTGGGGCCGTCGCTTCGAAGGAGCAGACGGGGCCACCAGCAAGACTCAATAACGACCTGACAACGCAGGCACCGAAAGGATTTCCCATGGACCGTAATTCTGTCGACTGGACCGGATATATCCCGGCCATCACCACCCCCTTTGACCGCAAGGGACGTCTCGATCTTGATGCCTTCGACGGGCAGATGGAATGGCTAAGTGCTGAACGTATGCACGGTGTCATTCTTGCTGGCACAAGCGGCGAGTGGTTCAGCATGAGCTCAAAGGAACGCGCGGCTCTCTTCGAGGCCGGGGCGCGCTACCGCAAAGATGGGCTCTGGGTCATCGGTGCCTGCAATTCCTACACGTCTGCCGAGGCGATCACCCATGCGCGTGCGGCGGAAGAGGCGGGGCTCGACGGTATCCTGATCACCCCTCCGCCCTATGTCGTGCCGAACCGACGCGAGATCGTTAATTTTTACAGCGCGGTGTCGGATGCGACCGACATTCCGATGACAGTCTACAACTGGCCGCGCGGGTGTATTGTCGACATGGACACGGATCTGCTGGACGAGTTGGCGGATATTAACAATGTTGTGGCGATCAAGAACTCGACCGGCAATTTTGCAGGCTTCCTGACCGGCATGTATCGCTTGGAGGACCGGGTGCGCTACTTCGGCCTGCCGACCAGTGAACTGGGGGCCGATCTGGCGCTTCTCGGGCATGGTGACGGTCTGATGGGATCGGGCGGTGTCTTGGGGGCGGATCATCCGGACTTCTGGCGCGCGATTACCGCTGGTGACCGGACCCGTGCGATCGAGTTGGGCGAAAGAGACAGGGTGATTATGACGGAATGGTTCCGGCCCGATTACGGCGTCCAGTTCGGCAATCAACAGGCGATCATGAAAACCGCCCTGCGTCTGCGCGGCGTTCCGGCCGGCTTCGTGCGTGATCCGCTGATGGAGCTTTCCACCAGCGAGGTGGCGCGGATCGAAGCGACGCTGCACAAGCTGGGAATTAAAACCCAAGCTCTGGCCTGATCGCCCATGACCCGTGGTTACGATACAATTGTCATCGGCGGCGGCCTGCTCGGCTGCGCCACCGCCTGGATGATTGCCCGGGACGGTGGACGGGTCCTCCTGGTTGAACGCGACCAGATCAATCAACACGCTTCCGGCAGCAATGCCGGAAGCCTTCATTTCCAACTCGAATACCGGATGATCGAACGCGGGGTCGAAGCGGCACGCAAAGCCGCGGAAGCGATGCCTTTGCACCTGCAGGCGGCCCAGCTCTGGTCCGACCTGCCGGGCCTCTGCGGACAGGACATAGAGGTCAAGCAGACCGGCGGGCTGATGATTGCAGAAAATGCCCAGCAAGTGGAATTGCTGGAGCGAAAAACCGAGATCGAGCGTAGCTGGGGGCTCGACAACCGGATGATCGACCGGGCGGAAATCGACCGGATTGCCCCCTATCTGTCGGACCGCGTGGTGGCGGCGGCCCTTTGCCCGACCGAGGGCAAGGCCGATGCGCGCACCGCTGGTCCCGCCTTGGCCCGCGCCGCTTTACAGGCCGGGGCAGAGATCAAGACCCGGACCGAGGTGACAGGGCTCGTCCGTCAGGGAGGGCGCTGGCATGTGTCCGTGGCAACGGCGGAAAGCGCACAGAGGGCCATTGCCGAGAGTGTGGTGATCGCGGCGGGTGTTTGGACGACGCGAATGGGACAGATGATGGGAGCGCATCTGCCGACAATCCCGCTGGCGCTGATGATGACGGTCACGCAGCGCGTGCCGAAACTGATCCCGCATCTCGTGCAACATGCCGGCGGGCGGTTGTCGCTGAAACAGGCGCTGGACGGCAATATTCTGATCGGTGGCGGCTGGCCGGCACGGCTGATCCGTCACCGGGACGGCGAACCGAACTTCGACGCCAAGCCAGAGCTGTTGACGACGTCCCTGTCCGGCAATGCCGATATGGCGATCCGGGTGCTGCCCGATCTGTCGCGAATCCCGGCGATCCGCAGCTGGGTCGGCACCACGACGGTGACACCGGATCAATTGCCGCTGGTCGGGCCCGTCCCGGGGCAACCCGGGGCCTTCGTAGCAACCGGGGGATCAGCTTTTACCCTTGGGCCAAGCTTCGCCCAGGCGCTGGCTGCTCTGATCGAGTGTCGACTGCCGGAAACGGATTTGCAGGCGTTCGATCCGGCACGCTACGGGAGGCAATAAGACATGGTCAAGGCACGGCGACTGGCAACGAAACGCGGCGGTGACTTGCGGATTACCTTCGAAGGCGAAACCATCACGGCTTTTGAGGGGGAGACACTGGCTTCGGCCCTGTTGGCCGCGGGCGTTGCCGCCTTCAGTCTGACGCGGACGGGCGAACCCCGACTGCCATTTTGCAACATGGGCACCTGTTTCGACTGTGCCGTACGGGTCGATGATCGGGAGCTTGTACGCGCGTGCCTGACCGACGTGCGTGAGGGCATGCAGGTGAGACGGCAGGAGGTCAAATGACACAGGATTTGGCAATTGTGGGTGCGGGACCCGCCGGAATGGCCGCGGCTCTTGCCGTGGCAGAAGCTGGGTTTTCGGTGGCCGTCGTTGATGAACAGGCGCGAGCCGGGGGGCAGATTTTCCGTCGCCCCCCGGAGGCTTTGGGCGAGCGGCACGGCAGCTACCGTCCGTACCCTTGGGCGCGCGAGCTGATTGAGCGTTTCGAAGACCATCCGGGGATCGAGACCCATTTCCGATCGACCGCTTTTGGCGTGTTGCGCGACCGGGACGGGTTGGCGTCAACCGCTCTGGAGCTGGCCGTCAGCACCCCCACGGGGGGGCGCAAGCTCACGTCGCGGCGTCTCTTGTTGGCCACCGGCGCCTATGACATGCCGGTCGCCTTTCCCGGCTGGACCCTGCCCGGAGTGATGACCGCCGGCGCGGTGCAGTCACTTCTGAAAAGCCAGAAGCTTTTGGCGGGACAGCGGGTCGTTGTCGCGGGATCGCATCCAATCCAGCTCATTCTTGCCGCTCAGCTGCTGGATGCGGGGGCCGAGATTTCCGAGATCGCATTTGCGCGCGATCTGCCGGGATTGGTCGAGATGGCACAAAGCCTGCCGGCCATTCCAGGCCATGTGTCCATCTTCGCCGAGGGAATGCGTGCATTGGCAAAAATTCTGCGCCATCGCGTTCCGATCTCGCGCCGGACGGTGGTAAGCGAAGTAGTGCGCACGGATAATACGTTGGAGTTGCGCCTTTCCCAAGTCGATTCGGATTGGAAGAAAACCGGCGCAGATCACCGGGTTGAGGCCGATGTCCTGGCCCTCGGTTATGGGTTTACGCCGTCAACAGAACTGGCCCGGCAAGTCGGCTGCGATCTCAGCTGGAATTCGGCAGGGGGCGGCTGGACCGTCTCGCATGATGCGGGCTTTCAAAGCTCTGCACCGGATGTTTTCGTTGCTGGTGAGCCGACGGGCGTGGCCGGTGCAGAACGCGCCTGGGCCGAGGGGCATATGGCGGGGCTAACCATTGCAGCTTCGCTCGGCGCGGCGATCCAGCCTGCCACGCTTGCGCGGGCCAGACGACGTCTCGCCGGTGCTGCGCGATTTGCCGGCGTGATGCATACGATGTTCGAACCGCGTCGCGCCGCATTGGCCGAATTGTCTCGGCAAGAGGAGACGGTGATCTGCCGATGCGAAGAAATCCGCAACGGGACAATCGAGGATG is a window of Sulfitobacter sp. W027 DNA encoding:
- a CDS encoding Na+/H+ antiporter NhaC family protein gives rise to the protein MNQPTLQFRGGLGMAFLPPVLFLISCFVYFVVFKAFDMTALAMGGFVSLLIGAVFAKNYKEYWAQVMKGISGESAVAIVVILFMVGMISALIKATGVATGFVWLAQEVGLNTGYYTVFVFVAVSLISMATGSSIGTMFTAFPIFYAAGLAIGAAPGPLAGAILSAAILGDNLAPISDTTIISSSSQRFRSKDAVADVGGVVKHRARYALLSAVISAVFFLVVGMATAQDTGVAEFSATASPWPLLMLIPVAIMLIVAMISRDIFLAVTVGLVLGSLTGLASGLLHVRDIVGVSDGAPSGFLYSGVSGMLGTVALVISVFGIMGVLRGAGIMEMVVSKLTTGRLASTPRGVEIAIGLGVSATTLLFGGVNSASMLTFGPIADELGARVGLHPYRRANVMDCFALGLASVVPVLSAYLFIGALLTSGYEGTPAQSTFALFPMTIYPLVLTVVMFIAVMTGWGRRFEGADGATSKTQ
- a CDS encoding dihydrodipicolinate synthase family protein produces the protein MDRNSVDWTGYIPAITTPFDRKGRLDLDAFDGQMEWLSAERMHGVILAGTSGEWFSMSSKERAALFEAGARYRKDGLWVIGACNSYTSAEAITHARAAEEAGLDGILITPPPYVVPNRREIVNFYSAVSDATDIPMTVYNWPRGCIVDMDTDLLDELADINNVVAIKNSTGNFAGFLTGMYRLEDRVRYFGLPTSELGADLALLGHGDGLMGSGGVLGADHPDFWRAITAGDRTRAIELGERDRVIMTEWFRPDYGVQFGNQQAIMKTALRLRGVPAGFVRDPLMELSTSEVARIEATLHKLGIKTQALA
- a CDS encoding FAD-binding oxidoreductase, with amino-acid sequence MTRGYDTIVIGGGLLGCATAWMIARDGGRVLLVERDQINQHASGSNAGSLHFQLEYRMIERGVEAARKAAEAMPLHLQAAQLWSDLPGLCGQDIEVKQTGGLMIAENAQQVELLERKTEIERSWGLDNRMIDRAEIDRIAPYLSDRVVAAALCPTEGKADARTAGPALARAALQAGAEIKTRTEVTGLVRQGGRWHVSVATAESAQRAIAESVVIAAGVWTTRMGQMMGAHLPTIPLALMMTVTQRVPKLIPHLVQHAGGRLSLKQALDGNILIGGGWPARLIRHRDGEPNFDAKPELLTTSLSGNADMAIRVLPDLSRIPAIRSWVGTTTVTPDQLPLVGPVPGQPGAFVATGGSAFTLGPSFAQALAALIECRLPETDLQAFDPARYGRQ
- a CDS encoding (2Fe-2S)-binding protein is translated as MVKARRLATKRGGDLRITFEGETITAFEGETLASALLAAGVAAFSLTRTGEPRLPFCNMGTCFDCAVRVDDRELVRACLTDVREGMQVRRQEVK
- a CDS encoding NAD(P)/FAD-dependent oxidoreductase, which gives rise to MTQDLAIVGAGPAGMAAALAVAEAGFSVAVVDEQARAGGQIFRRPPEALGERHGSYRPYPWARELIERFEDHPGIETHFRSTAFGVLRDRDGLASTALELAVSTPTGGRKLTSRRLLLATGAYDMPVAFPGWTLPGVMTAGAVQSLLKSQKLLAGQRVVVAGSHPIQLILAAQLLDAGAEISEIAFARDLPGLVEMAQSLPAIPGHVSIFAEGMRALAKILRHRVPISRRTVVSEVVRTDNTLELRLSQVDSDWKKTGADHRVEADVLALGYGFTPSTELARQVGCDLSWNSAGGGWTVSHDAGFQSSAPDVFVAGEPTGVAGAERAWAEGHMAGLTIAASLGAAIQPATLARARRRLAGAARFAGVMHTMFEPRRAALAELSRQEETVICRCEEIRNGTIEDALQNNPFMQSASAVKLECRSGMGPCQGRYCEETVAARIAAIHETSIEASGYFNAHLPVKPVPLQDYRDIGDE